The following coding sequences lie in one Rutidosis leptorrhynchoides isolate AG116_Rl617_1_P2 chromosome 6, CSIRO_AGI_Rlap_v1, whole genome shotgun sequence genomic window:
- the LOC139853964 gene encoding uncharacterized protein gives MKYPVFHSIGLPTVSDTNDNLYWRHNNGDLLPCSAARVWESIRPSGISVSWFAVDWFSQCVPRHAFLLWLVMGERLKTQDRLKPWETHSSMLLLCPLCKACGDSHDHLFFGCSYALEVWSRARQFLDIPMPNCWKGVVHLLSPMASRNSVNIVVAKIMFAASIYFIWQERNNRIFKKSHRTEVKLFEDIYATVILKLLSINFKSSPKVVHMKE, from the coding sequence ATGAAGTACCCAGTTTTCCACTCGATTGGTTTGCCTACTGTTAGTGACACTAATGATAACTTATATTGGAGACATAACAATGGTGATCTGCTCCCGTGTTCTGCTGCTCGAGTTTGGGAATCCATCCGGCCTTCGGGTATCTCGGTTAGTTGGTTTGCGGTTGATTGGTTTTCTCAATGTGTTCCCCGCCATGCGTTCTTGTTGTGGCTTGTTATGGGTGAGAGATTAAAAACCCAGGATAGGTTGAAACCTTGGGAAACCCATTCTAGTATGCTTCTCTTATGCCCCCTGTGTAAAGCTTGTGGCGACTCACATGACCATCTTTTCTTTGGATGTTCGTATGCCCTGGAAGTGTGGTCTCGTGCTCGTCAGTTTCTCGATATCCCAATGCCAAACTGTTGGAAGGGAGTTGTGCATTTGTTGTCTCCAATGGCCTCTAGAAATTCCGTTAATATTGTGGTGGCTAAGATTATGTTTGCTGCTTCTATCTATTTTATATGGCAAGAACGCAACAACAGAATCTTCAAGAAGTCGCATCGTACGGAGGTCAAACTATTTGAGGATATATATGCTACTGTGATATTGAAACTTTTATCTATAAACTTCAAGAGCTCGCCAAAAGTTGTTCACATGAAGGAATAA